The genomic region GATAAATTCCCGAATAGAGGCGATCAATCGCTGAAACACGGTTACAATCCTCTCGTAGAACTTCCCGGCTGCCTGATTGGTGCAAACCGGCCAATCACATCACGCACCTACCCACACAGAAGCGCTCGGCTTGGCAGGGGCACTAGGATTTGAACCTAGACTCTCGGTTTTGGAGACCGATGTGCTGCCGTTGACACCATGCCCCTCCGTTCGGAACATGAGCGCTGCCGAGCCAGGGACAGTGCCCCGGCCGACAGAAAAAGCCTTACTTCACTTCCTTATGAGCAATGTGCTTGCGGCAAAACTTGCAGAACTTGTTTCGCTCCAACCGGTCCGGATCGTTCTTCTTGTTCTTGCGGGTCGTATAATTGCGCTGCTTACAGACCGTACAGGCCAAGTCAATAATTTCTCGCATGTCGTATCCTCGTGAAGCGTGTAACGTGAAGCCGGAGAGCGGGACCGCCTCCGCGCTCGAACCGCCTGACGCTTCCGCCTCCCTCTACTAAGCTAGAATTTCCGTAACGACGCCCGA from Nitrospira sp. CR1.1 harbors:
- the rpmG gene encoding 50S ribosomal protein L33; protein product: MREIIDLACTVCKQRNYTTRKNKKNDPDRLERNKFCKFCRKHIAHKEVK